The Polyodon spathula isolate WHYD16114869_AA chromosome 13, ASM1765450v1, whole genome shotgun sequence genome includes a region encoding these proteins:
- the LOC121326115 gene encoding cytoplasmic tRNA 2-thiolation protein 2-like: MASDRWNESYKEAVDGFIQSASSRTQRETGQGCSSYKEVQTLLSEVSTQEWSGEGGTVTNRSPPFTPEQTEAVRTLLASVKTLTAREELLKTLKQHLILHTARVRSYSKVMMEDSCSRLAVKLLTNISLGRGAFLAMDTASCCYSFGLVASQGHSGFSDPRYGDLAIVRPMREYSYKEIAFYNRMFKAPSVFTSALDRRKQNSSPDRERHQ, encoded by the exons ATGGCCTCAGACAGGTGGAATGAGAGCTACAAAGAGGCAGTGGATGGATTTATTCAGAGTGCCAGCTCCAGAACTCAGAGGGAGACAGGTCAGGGGTGCAGTTCATACAAGGAGGTCCAAACCCTTCTGTCAGAGGTCAGTACCCAGGAGTGGTCTGGAGAGGGTGGCACAGTGACCAACAGGAGCCCACCCTTCACTCCAGAGCAGACAGAGGCTGTAAGGACACTGCTGGCTTCAGTGAAGACTTTGACCGCCAGGGAGGAACTGCTGAAGACCCTAAA GCAACACCTGATTCTGCACACAGCAAGGGTCAGAAGTTACTCAAAGGTGATGATGGAAGACAGCTGCTCTCGTCTGGCCGTCAAACTGCTCACGAACATCTCCCTGGGGAGAGGAGCGTTCCTTGCCATGGACACAGCGAGTTGCTGCTATAGCTTCGGGTTGGTGGCTTCACAAGGACACTCG GGTTTCTCTGACCCCCGCTATGGAGATCTTGCCATAGTCAGGCCCATGAGAGAGTACTCCTATAAAGAAATTGCCTTCTATAACAGGATGTTTAAAGCCCCCTCTGTTTTCACCTCTGCTCTTGACAGAAG GAAGCAGAATTCATCACCTGACAGAGAGCGTCATCAGTAA